From a region of the Deltaproteobacteria bacterium genome:
- a CDS encoding adenylate/guanylate cyclase domain-containing protein, giving the protein MSVLFVDVRGFTSLVEQMNPADVAIRLNRFYDIATQAIFRHDGTLDKLVGDEVMAFFGAPLNWQDHPQRAVQTALDIMREVAAMAEKDRLQIGIGINSGEAFVGNVGAEGFTDYTVLGDTVNVAARLQGAAAPGEILLSEETYRPSADKFPAARRRELDLKGKSDRVIAWEIVGRSND; this is encoded by the coding sequence ATGAATCCCGCCGATGTCGCTATTCGGTTGAACCGCTTTTATGACATCGCCACCCAGGCGATCTTTCGCCACGACGGCACGCTCGACAAATTGGTCGGCGATGAAGTGATGGCCTTTTTCGGCGCGCCGTTGAACTGGCAGGATCATCCCCAGCGCGCCGTACAAACCGCATTGGATATCATGCGCGAAGTCGCGGCGATGGCCGAGAAAGACCGGCTCCAAATCGGTATCGGTATCAACAGCGGCGAAGCTTTCGTCGGCAACGTCGGCGCCGAGGGCTTCACCGACTACACCGTGCTCGGCGACACCGTCAACGTCGCGGCGCGCTTGCAAGGCGCCGCCGCGCCCGGAGAGATTTTGCTATCCGAGGAAACTTACCGTCCCAGCGCCGATAAATTTCCCGCTGCGCGTCGGCGTGAACTCGATCTCAAAGGCAAAAGCGATAGGGTGATCGCCTGGGAAATCGTCGGTCGATCCAATGATTGA